One Flavobacterium cerinum genomic window, TGAAAAACTTTTGGAATTTTTGAGACAATGCATAAAGAACGAAAAAAAAGAATCTTAGTAGCTCCTTTAAACTGGGGTCTCGGGCATGCCACACGTTGCATTCCGATTATTGAAGCGTTAGAAAATCACGGATTTCAACCGGTGATTGCTTCTGACGGGGTTGCACTTTCACTTTTAGAAAAAGAATTCCCGCATCTTCAGGCTTTACAATTACCTTCCTATAAAATACAATACGCTCAAAACGGCGCTAATTTTAAATGGAAAATGTTTACCCAGATTCCGAACATGTTTCGCGCGATGAAAGGTGAACGTAAAATGGTGGAGCAATGGATCGAGGAAGAAGCAATCGATGGTATTATCTCCGATAACCGATTGGGTGTTTTTTCTTCCAAAGTACCTTCCGTTTTTATCACGCATCAGTTAAATGTATTAACCGGGAATACTTCCTGGATTACAACCAAAATACACCATCAGTTTATCCGGAAATATAAAGAATGTTGGGTGCCGGATATTGCAGGCAGTCCGAATCTTTCCGGGAAGCTAGGTCATACGGAAACTCCGGTTATGAATGTAAAATATATCGGCCCGTTAAGTCGGCTTCATAAAAAAAACATTGATCCGCTATATGATCTTATGGTTATTTTATCCGGTCCGGAACCGCAACGTACATTACTGGAAGAAAAATTAAAACTGGAACTAAAATATTTCGAAGGTAAGATCCTTTTTATTCGCGGTGTAATCGAAGAAGAACAAACGATTTCACGCCGACTTAATTTTACCTGTTACAACTTTATGAATACAGAAGAGCTGGAAATGGCCTTTAACCAAAGTAAAATGGTTTTAAGTCGTTCCGGATACACCACCATTATGGATTTGGCTCATTTGGGTAAAAAGGCCTTTTTTATCCCAACTCCAGGTCAATACGAGCAGGAATACCTGGCCAAAAAACTAAAGAAAAAGGGATTGGTTCCGTATTCCAGACAAGAGGACTTTAAAGCCAGTGATTTAAATCAGGTGGATTTGTATAAAGGATTAAAGAATATCACGCAGGAAATTACCTGGCGTCAATTATTTTGTCTTTTCGAGCGTAAAGGAAAACTCTGATCCTACTTCAAGTTTACTTTCCACATAAATACGTTCGTCGTGGGCTTCAATGATATGCTTTACGATTGCCAGACCTAAACCGGAACCGCCTTCCGATCGGGCACCGCTTTTGTCGACACGGAAGAAACGTTCGAACAAACGGGAAATATATTGTTTCTGAATCCCTTCGCCATTGTCGTTTAC contains:
- a CDS encoding glycosyltransferase; the encoded protein is MHKERKKRILVAPLNWGLGHATRCIPIIEALENHGFQPVIASDGVALSLLEKEFPHLQALQLPSYKIQYAQNGANFKWKMFTQIPNMFRAMKGERKMVEQWIEEEAIDGIISDNRLGVFSSKVPSVFITHQLNVLTGNTSWITTKIHHQFIRKYKECWVPDIAGSPNLSGKLGHTETPVMNVKYIGPLSRLHKKNIDPLYDLMVILSGPEPQRTLLEEKLKLELKYFEGKILFIRGVIEEEQTISRRLNFTCYNFMNTEELEMAFNQSKMVLSRSGYTTIMDLAHLGKKAFFIPTPGQYEQEYLAKKLKKKGLVPYSRQEDFKASDLNQVDLYKGLKNITQEITWRQLFCLFERKGKL